A genomic window from Dechloromonas sp. A34 includes:
- a CDS encoding HNH endonuclease gives MQFLSKLQRVFAEGDFTATYKFALLIALADLAVELGADNGDELTVTTRQIGLRFIGLYWKHSLPYGTGRQGSEVGILVQNNGAQAAVVSAISQFRMQTQTHTLLSALLHPRFNGLLGAISATVSAQPLTYLQNFGGGTDEFMYERAGPGKIRLKPGIGYCFRRFYPLVQQLARSHWIGHIKGNRRNVCILGEADDLEEFLFASSRQSLEIMSNGLRKLDGQQCFYCGHSLTTADVDHYIPFAQYPRELAHNFVLAHPACNRSKSDTLAALPHLERWLERIQRHSDALAEIGADAGFVIDAKTTQRVGSWAYANAVASGAQAWLAANTYRAIDRRYTECFA, from the coding sequence TTGCAGTTTCTGAGCAAACTGCAGCGAGTCTTTGCAGAAGGGGATTTCACTGCCACATACAAATTCGCCTTGCTCATCGCGTTGGCTGACTTGGCAGTTGAACTGGGAGCCGATAACGGCGACGAACTGACGGTGACGACACGCCAGATTGGCCTGCGCTTTATCGGGTTGTACTGGAAACATTCGCTACCCTACGGAACCGGTCGGCAAGGCAGCGAAGTGGGCATCCTGGTTCAGAACAACGGGGCCCAAGCCGCAGTTGTGTCGGCCATCAGTCAATTCAGGATGCAAACGCAAACCCACACGCTGCTATCGGCATTGCTACACCCGAGATTCAATGGCTTGCTGGGTGCCATATCGGCTACGGTATCCGCTCAACCGCTGACTTACCTACAAAACTTCGGCGGCGGAACCGATGAATTCATGTACGAGCGGGCAGGCCCCGGGAAAATTCGCCTCAAGCCCGGCATCGGATACTGCTTTCGACGCTTTTACCCTTTGGTCCAACAACTGGCTCGCTCACACTGGATTGGCCACATCAAAGGTAATCGCAGAAACGTTTGTATCCTGGGGGAAGCCGATGACCTCGAGGAGTTTCTGTTTGCCTCCTCTAGGCAGTCCCTCGAAATCATGAGCAACGGTTTACGTAAACTGGACGGCCAGCAGTGTTTTTATTGTGGGCATAGCCTGACAACGGCTGACGTCGACCACTACATTCCCTTCGCTCAGTATCCGAGGGAACTCGCCCACAATTTTGTACTGGCACATCCAGCCTGCAATCGCAGCAAATCGGACACGCTGGCTGCGCTGCCGCACCTCGAGCGCTGGCTGGAACGCATTCAGCGGCACTCGGATGCGCTTGCAGAAATCGGAGCGGATGCAGGCTTTGTCATTGATGCCAAAACTACCCAACGAGTAGGTTCGTGGGCCTACGCTAATGCGGTGGCTTCCGGTGCTCAGGCGTGGTTGGCCGCGAACACCTACAGAGCCATTGACCGCCGATATACGGAGTGCTTTGCCTAA
- a CDS encoding DUF3883 domain-containing protein produces MSIQDIRDPAAIHAAMAEYDRVGRTYFLEKYGFGKAREYMLRDPANGRLYDSKAIVGAAHGYAFPERGHLSATDFSGGEVTVEHLLSTLGFEVVRIGQDWTRDEVQATVRDYFEMLRLEATCQVFNKSEHNELLRQRLRARSKGSIEMKHQNISAVLDQLGLPYIRGYKPRSNFQDLLREVVLAHVQHQQPMMQTIVDAIEEQTGPGNKTYRGVLVEPPVPESIPTPKRRQRLPRKLDYAARDERNRILGHSGESWVLGFEENRLSEASRADLAAKIDWVSERCGDGTGYDIMSFEEDEVTRFIEVKTTNGGSLTPFIISQNELEFSEETEDAFCLYRVFEFSNSPRLFIVRGDLNQALHLEAMDYRARLKSISR; encoded by the coding sequence ATGAGCATTCAGGACATCCGTGACCCGGCAGCAATCCACGCAGCCATGGCCGAATATGACCGCGTCGGCCGTACCTATTTCCTCGAGAAATATGGCTTCGGTAAAGCCCGTGAGTACATGCTGCGTGACCCGGCAAACGGTCGCCTCTACGATTCCAAAGCTATTGTCGGCGCCGCCCATGGCTATGCCTTTCCGGAACGTGGTCACCTGAGCGCAACTGACTTTAGTGGGGGCGAGGTCACCGTTGAACACCTGTTGAGCACTCTGGGATTTGAGGTTGTCAGAATCGGCCAGGATTGGACGCGAGACGAGGTTCAAGCGACCGTGCGCGATTACTTCGAAATGTTGCGCCTCGAAGCGACCTGCCAGGTTTTCAACAAATCCGAACATAACGAACTGCTACGCCAAAGGCTCCGCGCTCGCAGCAAGGGCTCCATCGAGATGAAGCATCAGAACATCTCGGCAGTTCTGGACCAACTCGGACTTCCCTACATCCGAGGCTACAAGCCACGTTCAAACTTTCAGGACCTGTTGCGTGAGGTCGTTCTGGCACACGTTCAGCATCAACAGCCGATGATGCAGACTATCGTTGATGCCATTGAAGAGCAAACTGGACCGGGTAACAAAACCTACCGCGGCGTGCTGGTCGAGCCTCCGGTACCGGAGAGCATCCCGACGCCGAAACGTCGCCAACGGCTTCCTAGAAAACTCGACTATGCGGCACGCGATGAGCGGAATCGAATCCTCGGCCACAGCGGTGAATCGTGGGTTCTCGGGTTTGAAGAGAATCGGCTGAGTGAAGCCAGTCGCGCCGACCTGGCAGCCAAAATTGATTGGGTCTCAGAGCGCTGTGGCGACGGTACCGGATACGACATCATGTCGTTCGAAGAGGATGAGGTCACCCGCTTCATTGAGGTAAAAACAACCAATGGCGGCTCTCTGACGCCGTTCATCATCAGCCAGAATGAGCTGGAGTTTTCTGAGGAAACAGAAGATGCCTTCTGCCTCTATAGGGTTTTCGAGTTCTCCAATTCACCAAGGCTGTTCATCGTACGTGGCGACCTAAACCAAGCCTTGCACTTGGAAGCGATGGATTACCGTGCACGACTGAAGTCCATTTCACGCTAA
- a CDS encoding Crp/Fnr family transcriptional regulator, protein MPTTTELLRSEWPDRPEFHAMPSALHSAAAWKTFGKEALLFAIGDQPRCIYFVAQGEARLRRYSPEGTEMVMQRARNAFLAEASLESPAYHCDGVATEPVLALAFPMETFRIALAECPGFRASWVSHLLHEVRRARAQVERQGLRNAGARILHYLETECPSGQLRLNQTRKAWAADLGLTHEAMYRALGQLSRQGILRVDGQLIEKVNRKATT, encoded by the coding sequence ATGCCGACAACGACCGAGCTCCTTCGCAGCGAATGGCCTGACCGTCCGGAATTTCATGCCATGCCATCGGCCCTGCATAGCGCAGCCGCCTGGAAGACATTCGGTAAAGAAGCATTGCTGTTCGCCATCGGTGACCAACCCAGATGCATATATTTCGTGGCACAAGGCGAAGCTCGGTTGCGCCGCTATTCGCCGGAGGGTACGGAAATGGTCATGCAACGCGCCCGAAACGCCTTTCTGGCGGAGGCCAGCCTCGAATCGCCTGCTTACCACTGCGATGGCGTGGCGACAGAGCCCGTCTTGGCTTTGGCGTTCCCAATGGAGACCTTCAGGATTGCCTTGGCCGAATGTCCGGGGTTTCGTGCCAGTTGGGTCTCGCATCTCCTGCACGAAGTTCGCCGTGCCCGTGCTCAGGTAGAACGCCAGGGGTTGCGCAATGCGGGGGCCCGCATCCTGCATTATCTGGAAACAGAGTGCCCCTCAGGACAACTGCGCTTGAACCAAACCCGGAAGGCATGGGCTGCAGACCTGGGGCTCACGCATGAGGCAATGTATCGTGCTCTTGGCCAACTCAGTCGGCAAGGCATTCTGCGCGTCGATGGGCAACTCATTGAGAAGGTGAACAGGAAAGCAACCACCTAG
- a CDS encoding metalloregulator ArsR/SmtB family transcription factor translates to MKSTITKSYLYEHVARIGKAISSPKRLELIELLAQGEKTVETLAEQARIDMRLASAHLRSLREARLVETRRDGKFIHYRLSGPDVAQLWVNVREVAEEHLIELRVALDQMAASPDALSSESRESLLAKARSGDIVVIDVRPEAEYVAGHLPFARSLPLAELEKRLADLPPGKEIVAYCRGPFCLMSDEAVKLLRQRGYTAHKITDGVSEWRAGGLPIED, encoded by the coding sequence ATGAAATCGACCATCACCAAGTCCTACCTCTACGAACACGTCGCCCGCATCGGCAAGGCGATTTCCAGCCCCAAGCGTTTGGAACTCATCGAACTCCTCGCACAAGGCGAAAAGACCGTCGAGACCCTTGCCGAACAGGCCCGCATCGACATGCGACTGGCCAGCGCCCATCTTCGTTCCCTGCGTGAAGCCCGCCTGGTCGAAACCCGCCGCGATGGCAAGTTCATCCATTACCGCTTGAGCGGCCCAGATGTCGCCCAGTTGTGGGTCAATGTTCGAGAAGTGGCCGAGGAGCACCTCATCGAACTGCGCGTGGCGCTCGACCAGATGGCCGCCTCGCCTGATGCACTGTCATCCGAGAGCCGCGAGTCCCTGCTGGCCAAAGCCCGCAGTGGCGACATCGTGGTCATCGACGTTCGCCCCGAAGCGGAATACGTCGCTGGTCATCTCCCGTTTGCCCGTTCGCTGCCGCTGGCTGAGCTGGAAAAGCGTCTTGCCGACCTGCCGCCCGGCAAGGAAATCGTCGCCTACTGCCGTGGCCCGTTCTGTCTGATGTCCGACGAAGCCGTGAAGCTACTGCGCCAGCGCGGCTACACCGCTCACAAGATTACCGATGGTGTCAGCGAATGGCGTGCCGGCGGCTTGCCCATCGAGGATTGA
- a CDS encoding DsrE/DsrF/TusD sulfur relay family protein, whose protein sequence is MNTLFILNDSPYGTERSYNALRLARALSKLEGETVRVFLMGDAVTCAKSGQKVPDGYYNAGDMVRIVGGEVGLCGTCMDARGMGADQVVEGARRSTLKELAEWTAVADKVLVF, encoded by the coding sequence ATGAACACCTTGTTCATCCTCAACGATAGCCCGTATGGCACGGAACGTAGCTACAACGCCCTGCGCCTCGCGCGCGCCCTCAGCAAGTTGGAAGGCGAGACGGTACGTGTCTTCCTGATGGGCGATGCAGTGACCTGTGCCAAGAGTGGCCAAAAAGTGCCAGATGGCTACTACAACGCTGGGGACATGGTGCGCATAGTCGGTGGTGAGGTTGGTCTCTGCGGAACCTGCATGGACGCCCGCGGCATGGGCGCTGACCAGGTGGTCGAGGGCGCTCGTCGTAGCACCCTGAAGGAACTAGCCGAATGGACGGCGGTAGCCGACAAGGTTCTGGTGTTCTGA
- a CDS encoding rhodanese-like domain-containing protein, which translates to MSLKLMCAAALALAVVTAPAMANEEAVKAMEEYLDFVDYGGATIFPEQIPKEDWKRFYVIDARDKDQYTKEHIPGAVNIEWRQVLAKRTSIPKDKPVLIYCNTGSLSAQAGFALRIAGYDNLRILQGGFAEWKAKGGLDAAAKATGQAKH; encoded by the coding sequence ATGTCATTAAAACTGATGTGCGCTGCTGCGCTGGCGCTCGCCGTGGTCACAGCACCGGCTATGGCCAACGAGGAAGCCGTCAAGGCCATGGAAGAGTATCTGGACTTCGTCGACTACGGCGGCGCCACCATCTTCCCGGAGCAGATTCCCAAGGAGGACTGGAAGCGGTTCTACGTCATCGATGCACGGGATAAAGACCAGTACACCAAGGAACACATTCCCGGGGCCGTGAATATCGAATGGCGCCAGGTGCTGGCCAAGCGGACCAGCATTCCGAAGGACAAGCCGGTCCTCATCTACTGCAATACGGGCAGTCTGTCTGCGCAGGCTGGCTTCGCGCTGCGCATCGCCGGTTACGACAACCTGCGCATTCTTCAAGGCGGCTTTGCCGAGTGGAAGGCCAAGGGCGGGCTGGACGCCGCCGCCAAGGCGACAGGTCAGGCAAAGCACTGA
- a CDS encoding class I SAM-dependent methyltransferase codes for MKGRESGMPDEAYWASFFDPEGILDHLLVNGSDCYHLVEFGCGYGTFTLPAANRTRGLVTALDIEPEMVSLVEQRAHETGLSNVRAVLRDFVAQGTGLADGSQGHAMVFNLLHLEDPLTLLREAYRALQPGGILSVIHWRSDIETPRGPPLAIRPRPEQCATWLADAGFDSVTYVDLGRAAPFHFGILARRNAEPHTI; via the coding sequence ATGAAAGGACGCGAAAGCGGCATGCCGGACGAGGCCTACTGGGCCTCGTTTTTTGACCCGGAGGGTATTCTCGACCACCTTCTGGTCAACGGAAGCGACTGTTACCACCTGGTCGAATTCGGTTGTGGCTACGGGACTTTCACCCTGCCGGCGGCGAACCGTACGCGCGGGCTGGTCACGGCACTCGACATCGAGCCGGAGATGGTGAGTTTGGTAGAACAGCGTGCCCATGAAACGGGTCTATCCAATGTTCGGGCAGTGCTACGCGATTTCGTGGCGCAAGGCACCGGCCTCGCGGATGGCTCGCAGGGGCATGCCATGGTGTTCAACTTGCTGCACCTTGAAGACCCGCTAACCCTGTTGCGTGAGGCCTATCGAGCCCTTCAGCCGGGCGGCATCTTATCGGTGATTCACTGGCGTAGTGACATCGAAACCCCGCGCGGACCACCGCTGGCCATACGTCCTCGTCCAGAGCAGTGTGCAACATGGCTAGCTGATGCTGGATTTGACTCGGTGACGTATGTCGACCTTGGACGGGCTGCTCCGTTCCACTTCGGAATTTTGGCTAGAAGGAATGCTGAACCACATACCATTTGA
- a CDS encoding TetR/AcrR family transcriptional regulator codes for MPIKQRQSTESRQAEIIATMVRLSAERSPADITTTDIAKAMRVTQGALFRHFATKEAIRLAVIEWIEEHLMCELLAAKDSAPNALTALKAMFMAHVGFAKAHPGAPRLIFGELQQPAESPVKQRVQQIMQRYRLTLAQTLAAAIEAKLVRADVDCPSAAALFLGAIQGLVIQSMLSGSTEQMEQQAVGILDLYLAALGVKS; via the coding sequence ATGCCTATCAAGCAACGTCAATCTACGGAGTCTCGCCAGGCAGAAATCATCGCCACCATGGTTCGGCTCTCAGCCGAGCGCAGCCCCGCAGACATCACAACTACGGACATCGCCAAGGCCATGAGGGTGACTCAAGGTGCCCTGTTTCGGCACTTCGCCACCAAGGAAGCCATCCGCCTTGCCGTTATTGAGTGGATAGAAGAACATTTGATGTGCGAACTCCTGGCAGCCAAGGACAGCGCGCCAAACGCATTAACCGCTCTCAAGGCCATGTTCATGGCTCACGTTGGTTTTGCCAAAGCCCACCCTGGCGCCCCTCGTCTGATTTTTGGTGAGCTTCAACAACCCGCAGAATCCCCAGTCAAGCAGCGGGTTCAGCAAATCATGCAGCGCTATAGACTAACTCTGGCTCAAACCCTAGCTGCGGCAATTGAGGCAAAGCTGGTTCGCGCCGATGTCGATTGCCCATCAGCAGCAGCCCTGTTCCTTGGGGCCATTCAAGGCCTGGTCATTCAATCCATGCTGAGCGGAAGCACTGAACAGATGGAGCAACAGGCGGTCGGCATTCTGGACCTTTATCTTGCTGCCCTCGGGGTCAAATCATGA
- a CDS encoding efflux RND transporter periplasmic adaptor subunit, translating to MRLNNFFSRKFGLVAFAVLLLVGFGFVVARSGPLAPTKVTITRVETGSLSSSLFGIGTVEARRSYFIGPTAAGRVKSVQVDVGEHVKAGQLLAEIDPVDLDERLRSLDASYARASSAVLAAEAQRKDVLARQSVANLNAKRYRDLGDKHFVSPSAVESKQQELTSAQAAVDASEANLQSARQEVVRLKADQDGLRQQRNNLRLVAPIDGVVTSRDAEAGSTVIAGQSVLKLIAPNSLWVKVRLDQGRSRGLAAEQAASIALRSNPGTPLTGRVVRIEPLSDSVTEERITLVAFDQIPVGLSIGEMAEVTVQTAANQTGLTLPNAAIKQTPQGAGVWKLHDGKPALVAIKLASSSLDGLVQVLDGISSGDEIVVHSERELSEGAHVKVVEQLAGQRK from the coding sequence ATGAGGCTCAATAATTTTTTCAGTCGCAAGTTTGGCTTGGTGGCTTTTGCAGTGCTTCTTCTGGTTGGATTTGGCTTTGTAGTGGCCCGCTCCGGCCCACTGGCACCAACCAAGGTCACTATCACTCGGGTCGAAACCGGCAGTCTGTCGTCATCGCTGTTCGGCATTGGCACCGTCGAAGCGCGCCGCAGCTATTTTATTGGACCTACCGCAGCCGGTCGGGTGAAATCAGTGCAGGTTGATGTCGGTGAGCACGTCAAGGCCGGACAACTACTGGCGGAAATCGACCCAGTTGACCTGGACGAACGACTTCGTTCCCTTGATGCCTCGTACGCTCGGGCGTCCAGCGCGGTTTTGGCGGCCGAGGCGCAGCGCAAGGATGTTCTGGCACGCCAATCAGTGGCCAATTTGAATGCCAAACGCTATCGCGACCTCGGCGACAAGCATTTCGTCAGCCCGAGTGCAGTTGAGAGCAAACAACAGGAATTGACCTCGGCTCAAGCCGCCGTCGATGCGAGCGAAGCCAACCTGCAAAGCGCCCGCCAGGAAGTCGTCCGCCTGAAGGCTGACCAGGATGGCTTGCGTCAGCAACGGAATAACCTGCGCTTGGTCGCGCCCATTGACGGCGTGGTGACTAGTCGTGACGCCGAAGCCGGCTCGACTGTAATTGCAGGGCAATCAGTCCTCAAGTTGATAGCGCCCAACAGTCTCTGGGTTAAAGTTCGACTGGACCAGGGGCGTTCTCGTGGTCTAGCTGCAGAACAAGCCGCAAGTATTGCCCTGCGCAGTAATCCGGGAACACCTTTAACTGGCAGAGTAGTTCGGATTGAACCGCTCAGTGATAGCGTGACCGAGGAGCGCATCACCCTGGTTGCCTTTGACCAGATTCCGGTTGGTCTCAGCATTGGTGAAATGGCCGAGGTGACAGTACAAACAGCCGCCAATCAAACCGGCCTGACACTGCCCAATGCAGCTATCAAACAAACTCCTCAAGGCGCTGGCGTATGGAAACTGCACGATGGTAAGCCCGCACTTGTTGCCATCAAACTTGCTAGCAGCAGCTTGGATGGTTTGGTACAGGTGCTGGACGGCATCAGTTCAGGCGATGAAATCGTCGTCCACAGCGAGCGCGAGTTGTCGGAAGGCGCTCACGTCAAGGTCGTTGAACAACTGGCGGGACAACGCAAGTGA
- a CDS encoding ABC transporter permease, producing the protein MISLAGRDILHSWSKFVLTGIGLGLLIGVTLTMAGVYRGMVDDAKALLNNSGADLWVVQQDTQGPYAESSSIHDDVYRSLLSLPGVARAANVTYLTMQVRLNNTDVRAMVVGFEPGQPGEPGYLVAGRHITRNHYEAVADVKTGFQLGDTIRIRRHDYRVVGLTQRMVSSGGDPMVFIPLKDAQEAQFLKDNDAILNERARTAANPSLNRPGVPGLLEAVQASQNANRNVNAVLVQVSSDRPPDMVANEVRRWKHLQAYTRLQMEDILVAKLIATSAKQIGMFLVILAVVSAAIVAFIIYTMTLGKIREIAVLKLIGTRNRTIAGMILQQAMGLGLIGFLVGKTSATVWAPFFPKYVLLEPGDALRGFVVVMVICALASTLAIRTALRVDPATAIGG; encoded by the coding sequence GTGATAAGCCTGGCCGGTCGAGACATTCTGCATTCCTGGTCGAAGTTCGTACTGACAGGCATTGGCCTTGGCTTGCTGATTGGCGTGACCTTGACCATGGCCGGGGTGTATCGCGGCATGGTCGATGATGCCAAGGCGCTGCTCAACAATAGTGGCGCTGACTTGTGGGTTGTGCAGCAGGACACGCAGGGGCCGTATGCAGAGTCGTCGAGCATCCATGATGACGTGTACCGCTCATTACTTAGCCTGCCGGGCGTGGCTCGCGCCGCCAACGTGACATATCTGACCATGCAAGTTCGTCTGAACAATACCGATGTTCGGGCCATGGTCGTGGGCTTCGAGCCAGGGCAGCCGGGAGAGCCGGGGTATTTGGTGGCTGGTCGCCACATCACCCGTAACCATTACGAGGCCGTAGCCGACGTTAAAACCGGATTCCAGTTGGGTGACACCATTCGAATTCGTCGGCATGACTATCGAGTCGTTGGTTTAACCCAGCGCATGGTTTCGTCCGGTGGCGACCCGATGGTTTTCATACCGCTGAAGGATGCTCAGGAGGCCCAGTTTCTTAAGGACAACGATGCCATCCTCAATGAGCGGGCAAGGACTGCAGCCAATCCCTCGTTGAATCGCCCGGGCGTACCGGGGCTGCTTGAGGCCGTTCAGGCATCGCAAAACGCCAACCGAAATGTGAATGCCGTGCTGGTTCAAGTGTCATCCGACAGACCGCCCGACATGGTCGCAAACGAAGTCAGACGCTGGAAACACCTGCAGGCCTACACCCGCTTACAGATGGAGGACATCCTGGTCGCCAAGCTGATTGCCACCTCCGCAAAGCAAATTGGGATGTTTCTGGTCATTCTGGCGGTGGTCAGTGCAGCCATCGTTGCTTTCATTATTTACACGATGACCTTGGGCAAGATTCGTGAGATTGCCGTGCTGAAGTTAATAGGCACGCGCAACCGGACCATTGCCGGAATGATTCTTCAGCAGGCAATGGGCCTCGGGCTTATTGGGTTTCTGGTCGGCAAGACTTCGGCAACGGTATGGGCGCCCTTTTTCCCGAAATATGTGCTTCTCGAACCAGGCGATGCGCTACGAGGCTTTGTTGTGGTGATGGTCATTTGTGCGCTGGCCAGCACCCTGGCGATTCGGACCGCCCTGCGCGTTGACCCGGCTACGGCCATTGGAGGGTGA
- a CDS encoding ABC transporter ATP-binding protein, whose amino-acid sequence MKGFGIHIEGLSKRYGEGDTAVDALKDVNMTVAPGEVVGLIGPSGSGKSTLLKCLGAVIEPTAGKMTVGDEVIYDNGWKIPDLRALRRDRIGFVFQAPYLIPFLDVTDNVALLPMLAGKPNGEARKRANELLEALDVGHRAKAQPSQLSGGEQQRVAIARALANQPPVILADEPTAPLDSERALSVVRILNDMAQQFRTAIIVVTHDEKIIPTFKRIYHIRDGKTYEEKGLGAV is encoded by the coding sequence ATGAAGGGCTTCGGGATTCATATCGAAGGCTTGAGCAAGCGTTATGGTGAGGGCGATACCGCCGTCGACGCCCTGAAAGACGTCAATATGACCGTCGCCCCCGGGGAGGTGGTTGGATTGATTGGCCCCTCTGGTTCGGGGAAGAGTACCTTGCTCAAATGCCTGGGCGCGGTCATTGAGCCGACGGCGGGCAAGATGACGGTAGGCGATGAAGTCATCTACGACAATGGCTGGAAAATCCCAGACCTTAGGGCTTTGCGCCGCGACCGGATTGGGTTCGTATTTCAGGCGCCTTACCTTATCCCCTTCCTCGATGTCACCGACAACGTCGCCTTGTTGCCGATGCTGGCCGGCAAGCCGAATGGAGAAGCTCGCAAGCGGGCAAATGAACTGCTGGAGGCCCTGGATGTGGGACATCGCGCCAAGGCGCAGCCCTCTCAGCTTTCCGGTGGTGAGCAGCAGCGCGTGGCGATTGCTCGCGCCTTGGCCAATCAACCGCCAGTAATTCTGGCGGATGAGCCGACAGCGCCGCTGGATAGCGAACGGGCACTAAGCGTTGTGCGCATTCTCAACGACATGGCTCAGCAGTTTCGAACCGCCATCATCGTGGTCACCCACGACGAGAAAATCATTCCCACCTTCAAGCGTATCTACCACATACGGGATGGGAAAACCTATGAAGAGAAAGGACTTGGGGCTGTCTAA
- a CDS encoding TolC family protein, translated as MRHLFCVLLAALPLAAAAQASSLTESEAIRRGLARTEVSDLNNALVDAAQANALAARVLPNPTLSYGRDKGRGASPSTEETWLVSQSFDISGRRGLRQEAAEARVEAAYAGNTLRRDEWAAEIRRRFHEALLHQEAARATQTWTERFARVESLVDKLSRAGEASGYDRRRLARERQSADARLQTTQGELERAKERLAALLGSAGQVPDTLVGELLPNTPVAMPDVASVLDQRPDLQALARRAEAADLEGRAAGRGWIPDVTLGVGPKQTDNGISRENATVMTVAIPLPVFDRQQAGQRRAAAEAMQARSEYGLAKSRAEGELRGLQRQLERLTAAAKSYRSKAVAETPELLRIAESAYRGGESSLLELLDAYRGALDTEITALELEWKARQARIEYDLLTGTVTQ; from the coding sequence ATGCGACACCTATTCTGTGTATTATTGGCTGCGCTGCCACTGGCCGCCGCCGCACAAGCGTCATCCCTGACCGAAAGCGAAGCTATTCGGCGTGGCCTGGCTCGTACTGAGGTCTCTGACCTGAACAACGCGCTTGTTGACGCCGCACAAGCCAATGCGCTGGCTGCGCGGGTGCTGCCCAACCCCACGCTGTCCTACGGGCGCGACAAGGGGCGTGGCGCCTCCCCGAGCACGGAGGAAACCTGGCTGGTTTCCCAGAGCTTCGATATTTCCGGCCGGCGTGGACTACGCCAGGAAGCTGCCGAGGCACGAGTGGAAGCCGCCTATGCGGGCAACACCCTGCGTCGAGATGAATGGGCTGCGGAGATTCGGCGTCGTTTCCACGAAGCGCTCCTCCATCAGGAAGCGGCACGTGCGACCCAGACCTGGACCGAGCGCTTTGCCCGCGTCGAAAGCCTCGTCGACAAGCTCTCCCGGGCCGGCGAAGCCTCGGGCTATGACCGTCGCCGCCTGGCCCGCGAACGACAAAGTGCCGATGCACGCTTGCAGACAACGCAAGGGGAACTGGAACGCGCCAAAGAACGTCTGGCGGCACTTCTTGGTTCTGCTGGCCAAGTCCCCGACACACTGGTTGGTGAATTGCTGCCAAATACGCCAGTGGCCATGCCCGACGTTGCCAGCGTACTTGACCAGCGCCCTGACCTGCAAGCATTGGCCCGTCGAGCCGAGGCAGCCGACCTCGAAGGTCGGGCCGCCGGCCGGGGCTGGATTCCCGATGTCACCTTGGGTGTTGGCCCCAAGCAAACCGATAACGGCATCAGCCGGGAGAACGCGACGGTCATGACGGTCGCCATCCCGTTGCCGGTGTTTGACCGCCAGCAGGCTGGCCAACGCCGGGCAGCCGCCGAAGCCATGCAAGCGCGCAGCGAATATGGGCTAGCCAAAAGCCGCGCCGAAGGCGAATTGCGCGGCTTGCAACGCCAGCTCGAACGCCTGACGGCCGCCGCCAAGTCCTACCGCAGCAAAGCAGTGGCCGAGACGCCGGAGTTGCTGCGCATCGCCGAATCGGCCTATCGCGGCGGGGAATCCTCCCTGCTTGAACTGCTTGATGCCTACCGCGGTGCGCTGGATACCGAGATTACCGCACTCGAACTGGAATGGAAGGCGCGCCAGGCGCGCATCGAATACGACCTACTGACCGGGACCGTGACGCAATGA